GGCCTGGCCAACCCCGGTCCCGACTACGAGGGCACGCGCCACAACATCGGCTGGGACGTACTGGTCGAGCTCGCGTCCCGCGCCCTGCCCATGCCGGCGAGCTTCCAGTCGCACAAACGGACCAACTGCGAGGTCGCGCAGACGCGGCTCGCCGACCAGCCCGTGATCCTGGCCCGGCCGCGCAGCTACATGAACCTGTCCGGCGGCCCCGTCGCGGCGGTGGCCAAGTACTTCTCCGTGGCACCCACCGACGTGATCGTGGTGCACGACGAGATCGACATCGACTTCGGCCAGGTCCGCCTCAAGCGCGGTGGCGGCGAGGGCGGGCACAACGGCCTGCGCTCGGTGACCAGCGCCCTCGGCACCCGCGACTACATCCGCGTCCGCGCGGGAGTCGGCCGCCCGCCCGGACGGATGGCGGTGGCGGACTACGTCCTCAAGCGCTTCTCCAAGCTCGAGCAGCCCGACGTGCCGTTCCTGATCCAGGACGCCGCCGACGCCGTCGAACTGCTGCTCAAGCATGGCCTCGACACCGCCCAGAACCAGGTTCACACGACGTGAGTCGGGCAGGACGCACGCGCAGGTTCACGCGCGAGGCCGTCCTGGGCAGCGGGCGGGATCTGCTCGAGCGGGCCGGTGAGGACCTGATGAACTGGGAGATGCACCGACGCGCGGGCCTCGTCGTCGTCGTGGATGGTGGGGTCGCCGTCGGTCGCCGGGTGCGGCTCAGGCCGCGCACCGGACCGGCCGCCTGGCTCCGGCTCACCGCTCCCTGCGAGGTCACCGACGTCGTCCACACCGCGCAGGCCAGGGGCTTCACCTATCGGGCCCTTCCCGGCCACCCCGAGCGCGGCACCGAGACCTTCCTCGTGCACCGCGACCCGGGCACCGACGTGGTCCGACTGCGGATCGACGCCGAATCCGCACCCGCGACGCTACTCGCCACGCTGGGCGCGCCCATCGCCCGCGCAGAACAGGACCGGATCACCCGCCGGTACCTCGCCGCGCTCGGTGGCATGGAACTCGGTGGCAGGGAACTCGGCGGCAGGCAGTAGAGGTCACCAGCTCTGCCGTCCGGCGACGAGCCCGCGCCCCTCCCGGTTCACCGGAAGGGGCGCGGTCGGCTCAGGTGGTGCGGTCCGTTCGCGTCAGCGCACCGGGGCGGGCGCGGTGGCGCCAGCCGTGACGGGCACCGTGATGACGGTCCCCGTGTCGGTAGTGATCGTCAACGCCGTCTCCCCGGCAGGGGTGCCCGCAGGGATCGTCACGGTGATGTCGACGCGGCCGTCGAGCGGGGTGACATGGGCGGCCGGCCCGAAGGTCACGTCATCGATCCCGGACACCGCGTCGAAGGTTCCGAGCGAGGCCCCGCCCAGCTCCACCGTGGCGGTCCGGGTGGTGGGCGCGCCGAGCGAGGTCAGGTCGAGATCGCTGAGGGTGAACGAGTACTCCTGCCCCGCCTGGACCGTGCCGGGCAGGTTCGAGGCGGCCACCGCACTGCGGGCGAAGTCGGGATCGATGCCCTCGACGCGGCGCTCGGCCAGGTAGCCCTGCCACGCCTCCGAGTCCACCAGGCCGGTGTCCCGCACGTCGGTGCCCTCGGCGAACTCCGTGAAGTTGTCGCCACCCGCGGCGAGGAAGCTGGCCGCGGCCACCCGGTAGCTCGCGGCCGGGTCCACGGGGGCGCCGTCGATGGTGATCGAGGTGATCCGGTCGCCCGCGGGACTGGTCGGGTCGAACGTCCACGTGAGGTTGTCCGAGGTCCCCAACGCGAGGAACGGTCGGGACGAGCCCGCAGGCTGCCACTGCTGCTCGAGGACGTTGCGGACCTGCTCACCCGTCAGCGACATGGTGACCAGGGTGTTGGCGAACGGCAGGACCTCGTTGGCCTCGGCCAGAGTGATGTTGCCGTCCTGGTCGGCCGGGTCGTTGAAGAGCTCCGCCCGCAGTCCGCCCGAGTTCATGAAGCCGATGTCCGCGCCGCCGCGGTCTGCCACGGCGTCCTTGACGAACTGGCCCACGAGGTTGCCCAGGGCCGACTCCGAGAGCCGATCGTCGCGGGTGCCGTTCCGGTAGGCCGTGGTGATGTCGCCGGTGACGGTGCCGACGGGCTGGCTGCCCACGATCTCGGCATCCGCCAGGGTGGCGTCGACGATCTGCTTGACGTCGGCCACGACCGGGTTGGACAGGTCGGCACCGGCGGCCGACGAGGGCACCGCCACGTTCTCCTGGGTGAAGCCGATGACCTCGCGCGTCTCCGGGTCGACATCGAACGTCACCCGGCCGATGTGACCGCCGTAGGACCCGGCCTGGAGCACCGGTCGGGTCGTCGGGCCCCCGGTCTCGGTGCCGCCGAGTGACCCGGTGAGCGACCCGAGCGAGCCCCCCGCCAGGCCGGTGCGGTCGACCGAGCCGACCAGGCCGGTGCGCTCACCGGCCGGCTTCTCGCCCTCCCAGGCGAAGAGCTGGTGGCTGTGACCGGTGAAGATCGCATCCACGCTGCCGGCGGTGCGGGTGACGATGTCGTCGAACACCTCGGACTGGGCGCGCGCGACCTCGATCGACCCCGCGGCAGGGGCGCCCTCGTGGTACTCGGCCACGATGATGTCGGCCTCGCCGTTGGAATCGTCGCCGTCGGTCAGCTGGTCGGCGACACGGTTGACCGCGTCCACCGGGTCACTGAACTGGACGCCCACCATGCCACTCGGGCTGACGAGGGTCGGCGTCTCCTCGGTGACCACACCGATCACGCCGACGGTCAGCCCGCTGACCTCGTGGAGCGAGTACTCCTTCATGCCCACGCCGTCGACGGTCACGTTGGCGGCCAGGTAGTCCCAGTCCGCGGCGGGCTCGATGCGCCCCTGGAAGTCCTCGACGCCCCGGTCGAACTCGTGGTTGCCCACGGCCGAGGAGGCGAGCCCCAGCGCGTTGAGCACGTCGATGGTCGGTTGGTCGTCCCTGAACGCCGAGGCGAACAGCGACCCGCCCACGTTGTCGCCCGCGGACAGCAGCAGGCTCGAGTCCGCCCCGGCCTCGGCGCGCAGCGACTCGATCGTGTCCGCGAAGGCCACCGTGGACGGCTGAGCGGCCGAGATGCGTCCGTGGTAATCCGTGATGTTGAGCAGGGTGACCTTGTCGGTCGCGGAGCCATCAGCGGTCTGCGCTGCGACGACGGGCGCGGAGACGAGCGCGCCGGTCGCGAGGGTGCAGACCACGGTCGCGGCGATGTGCCGGGACGTGAGCGAGAACACGTGGATTGTCCGTTCGTCGTAGTTCCGGCACGCCCTTCTGGCAGACCGGTGCGGCACCCACGGTGCCCACGCGGCCGCACGAAACCAATAGTGGCCCTCAGGAGTTAGCGAGCTTGTCGCCCCCGCGTACCGGGTGTCCGCACCCTGTTTGACCTCGACTTTCCATCTGCCACTCCAGCCCCGGGCGTCACACGGCCGGATTGGGAGGTGGAGCGGGAACGCACGTACTCTGAGAAGACGACGGCAAGGGCCGCCGGAGCACCGAGGAGGACGCGTGACCGAGACCGCCGAGGACACCGGGACGACCGGACGGCAGGCAGGTCCCGATGCGTCACGACACGTCGCCGCGGAGGTCTCGCGCCGCCGCACCTTCGCCGTGATCGCCCACCCCGATGCCGGCAAGTCCACGCTCACCGAGGCGCTCGCACTCCACGCGCGGGTCATCACCGAGGCCGGTGCCGTCCACGGCAAATCCGGTCGTCGGGCCACCGTCTCGGACTGGATGGAGATGGAGAAGGCCCGCGGCATCTCCGTCAGCTCCACGGCGTTGCAGTTCACCTACAAGCCGGCCGGGTCGCCGGAGGACGACGACCCCTACGTCATCAACCTCGTCGACACCCCCGGTCACGCCGACTTCTCCGAGGACACCTACCGGGTCCTCACCGCCGTGGACGCAGCGGTCATGCTCATCGACGCCGCCAAGGGCCTCGAGCCGCAGACGCTCAAACTGTTCCGGGTGTGCAAGCACAACGGCCTGCCCATCATCACGGTCATCAACAAGTGGGACCGACCGGGGCAGGCGCCGCTGGAACTGTTGGACGAGATCACCGAGCAGATCGGCCTGGTCCCCACCCCGCTGTTCATGCCGGTGGGCATCGCCGGCGACTACCGGGGCCTGCTCCGCCGCGGCGACGACGGGGCGCCCGAGGAGTACATCCACTTCACCCGCACCGCCGGTGGCTCGACCATCGCCCCGGAGGAGCACTACGACCCGGCCACAGCCGCCGAGCGTGAGGGCGATGTCTGGGAGACCGCCGTCGAGGAGTCCGAGCTGCTCTCGGCCATGGGGCAGGACCACGATCAGGAGCTGTATCTGGCCGGCGAGACCAGCCCGGTGATCTTCGCCTCGGCGATGCTCAACTTCGGCGTCCACCAGATCCTCGACGCACTGGTCGAGCTCGCCCCGCCGCCGCACGCGTGGGACACCGTCTCCGGCGTCCCGCGCGAGACCTCGGACCCGTTCTCCGCCGTCGTGTTCAAGGTGCAGGCCGGAATGGACGCCGCGCACCGCGACCGGCTCGCGTTCATGCGCGTGGTCTCGGGCGAGTTCGAGCGCGGCATGGTGGTCACGCACGCACAGTCCGCCAAGCCGTTCACCACCAAGTACGCGCTCACCGTCTTCGGCCGCGACCGCACCACCGTCGAGACCGCCTACCCGGGAGACGTCGTAGGCCTGGTCAACGCCACCGCCCTGGCCCCCGGCGACACCCTCTACACCGGTAAGAAGGTGCAATTCCCCCCGATCCCCCAGTTCGCACCCGAGCACTTCGCCGTGGTCCGCGCGCAGTCGCTGGGCAAGTACAAGCAGTTCCGCAAGGCGATCGACCAGCTGGCCGCCGAGGGCGTGGTGCAGGTCCTGCGCAACGACATCCGCGGCGACGCCAACCCCGTCATGGCGGCGGTCGGTCCGATGCAGTTCGAGGTGGTCACCGCCCGCATGAAGACCGAGTTCAACGTCGAGGTGGTGGTCGACAATCTGCCGTACTCGATCGCCCGCCGCACCGACGCGGCCTCCGCGGACGAGCTCGGCCGCCAGCGCGGGGTCGAGGTGTTCCAGCGCACCGACGGCGAGCTGCTGGCACTGTTCGGCGACAAATGGCGCCTGCAGTACATCAGCAAGGAGATGGAGCACCTCACCATCGAGCCACTCGTCGCCGACACCGCCTGACACTCGCGCCACCCAGGCCCCATCGGCCCCGAAAGAGCTCTGAACAGCTGTCCAGAAATAGCCGGGATAGGCCCTGCGACGGCCGGTTCGTGGTTAAGCTCCCTTTCACGCCGACGCCCCCGCCGACCCACGGCGGGTGCCGTCTGAGAGGGGCACGGGCATGGGACGCAGCAGGTCGACCGCGGGGAGAACGATCACAGGCGAGTGGCCGCGCGCAGCGTTGGCCCTGTTCATGGCAGTGATGGTGGTTGTTCCACTGACCGCCGCACCGACCCGCGCCGCCGCCCCCATCAGAGGCATGGTGGACGCCCACGCCCACATCGCCGCGTCCCAGGCGTTCGGCGGCGCGCTGCGGTGCGGTGAGCCGTTCGCCCCCGGCGGGATGGCGCAGGCCTTGGCGGACTGCCCCACCCACTCGGACTTCGGTCACTTCTCGCTGCTCGAGTCGATCCTCGGCGGTACCCCGGTCCCCGGCGGCACGCAGGGCTACCCCACCTTCGCGCAGTGGCCGGCCCACGATTCGCAGCTCCACGAGCAGGCCTATTACACCGGCATCGAGCGGGCGTGGCGGGGCGGACTGCGGGTGCTCAACAACCACCTGGTGGCCAACCGAGTGCTGTGTGAGGCGCTGATCGGCTCGCCGAACCCGTGCGACGAGATGGACCAACTACGCCGGCAGGTCGACTACATGAACCGGATGGAGGCCCACATCGACGCCGAGCACGGCGGTCCCGGCCAGGGGTGGTTCCGGATCGCGCGGTCTCCCGGGGAGGTTCGTGCGGTCGCGGCGCAGGGCAAGCTCGCGGTGACGCTGGGCGTGGAGGCGTCCGAACCGTTCGGGTGCCGGATGGTGAACGACGTGCCGCTCTGTTCGGCCGAGGACATCGACCGCGGCCTGGACGAGTTCGCCTCGTGGGGCGTGTCCACCGTGTTCCCGGTCCACAAGTTCGACAACGCCCTCGGGGGCGCCCGCATGGACGAGGACCTGGCGGGCCTGGCCGTGAACATCGGCAACAAGATCGGGACCCAGCGATTCTGGGAGACCGAGCCGTGTACGGGCCCCGACGCGGACCACGAGCAGCCGATCGCCAGCACCGCGGTCGCGGACGGACTGGGTGCGGCGTCGTCGGGTGCGCCCGCGGGAGCAGCGCTGCCCGTGTACCCCGAGGCGCCCCTGTGCAACGTCCGCGGCTTGACCCCGCTCGGCGAGCACGCGGTCCGCGGGATGATGGCGCGCGGCATGGTGATCAACATCGACCACATGGGTGTCAAGACCGCGAACCGCACGCTCGACATCGCCGCGGAGACGCGGTATACGGGCCTGGTCGTGGATCACACCTGGGCCACCCCGGGCATCACGCGCCGCGTGCACGAACAGGGCGGGTTCGTGGCCGCGTTCGCCTGGCCCGCCGACCCCACCGAGAACTTCGAGACCAGTTTCCTCGAGGCGTGGCGGGCCAACACCGCCGGCGCGACCCGGCCGTTCGACGGCTACGGCTTCGGCTCCGACGTCAACGGCCTGGCCCCGCTCGCGGACCCCCGTCCCAGCGCGGCCACCGACCCGCTGGTCTACCCGTTCACCGCGCTCAGCGGCGAGGTGATGGACCGCTGGCAATTCGGTGACCGGGTTTACGATCTCAACGTCGACGGCGTCGCCCACTACGGCCTCTACGCGGACTGGGCGGCCGACCTGCTGCACCGGGCCGGACCGGACCGCCCCGAGCTGGAGCGCCAACTCATGGGCGGCGCCGAGGCGTGGACGGCCAACTGGGAACGCGTGCGGTGACCCGACCCGCCGACCGCGTCGGCCCGCTGTGGATCCTGGCGCTCACACTCGGCGTCGTGGCGGTGTTCGCCTCGTGGTTCGGCCCGCTGCAGATCCTCCTGCCCGTACAGACCGACAGGATCGGCGGGCCGGGAGGACGGGAGGCGCTACTCGGACTGGTCGTCGGTGTCGGGGCGGCCGTCGCCCTGGTGGCCAACCCGATCTGGGGACTGATCTCCGACCGGTGCCGTGCGAGGCTCGGCACCCGCATGCCGGTGGTGTACGTGGGCACGGCGATCGGTGTGGCGGGCCAGGTGGTTCTCCTGACCGCCGACTCCGGCCCGGCCACTGTCGCGGGGTGGGTCCTCGTGCAGTTGGGGTTCAACGGACCGTTCGCGGTGCTGGCCGCCCTGATGGCCGACCGCGTGCCCGAGCAGCAGCGGGGCGTGGTGGGGTCACTGTTCGGGGTGGGCCAGATCGTCGGCGTGATCAGCGGCGTCGTGGTGGCGGAGTCCGTCGGTGGTAGCGCGATCGGATACCTGGTGCTCGCGGTGCTCACGCCGGCGCTGCTCTCGGCGATCGTGGTGGCGGGGCGTGCGGCACCGGTCGCGTCCCCGGCCCACGCGGTCACAGGTGGTGGCGGGGTCGGCGATGACGCGGGAGCCGGGGCCGGAACGGGAGTCGACGGCCAGGCGGGAACCGACGCCGTCGCACGTTCCAGGGTCGCCCTCGCGGACTTCCGTCCGACCCGTCAGTACGCGTGGGCGTGGCTGCTGCGGTTCCTCATGAACCTCACCAACGCCATCCTGCTGGTGTACCTGTTCTTCTTCCTCGACTCCGTGGTGGGGGCGCCCGACCCCGGCAGTTCTGTCCTCGTGGTCACCGTCATCACGCTCGTCCTCTCCGCGGTCTGTGCGGCGATGGCCGGGTCGTTCTCCGACCGGCTCCACCGGCGCCGCGAGTTCGCCGCGGCCGGGGCCCTGATCACCGCCGGCGGATTGCTCGGCCTCGCGGCGTCGACCACCATGCCCGCCGTGCTGGCCGCCGCAGCCGTGCTCGGCGTGGGCTGGGGACTGTTCATCGCGGTCGACATGGCGATCATCACCGGCTCCCTGGCGACTTCCGGCACCGCGGGCACCCTGCTGGGCGTGGCCAACATCGCCACCTCATTGCCGCAGGTGGTCGCACCCGCGATCGCCGTGCCGCTGGTCACCTCGGCGGCCGGTTACCCCGCCCTCTACTGGGCGGGAGCCGGCATCGCCGTCGCCGCCGCCCTGTGCACCCTGCCGCTCCGCGGCGTCCGCTAGCACCCACCTGGAAGGACCCCTTAGTTGCGCTCCCGAGACCCGATCCTGCCCCCCGGATTCCGCCTGGGCACGGCCACCGCCGCCGCCCAGATCGAGGGCGGGGCCGACGCCGACGGGCGCGGCCCGAGCATCTGGGACACCTTCGCCGCCGAGCCCGGCCGCATCCGCGGCGGCGACACCCCGGCCGTGGCGTGCGATCACTACCACCGTCATGCCGAGGACGTCCGCGACCTGGCCGACCTGGGCGTCGACGACTACCGGTTCTCGATCTCCTGGTCGCGGATCCTGCCCACTGGGCGCGGGCAGGTCAACGGGCCCGGCCTGGACTTCTACTCACGGCTCGTCGACGACCTCCTGGCGGCCGGCATCCGCCCGGTGCCCACCCTCTACCACTGGGACCTGCCGCAGGCCCTGCAGGACGAGGGCGGCTGGCTGGCGCGGGACACCTCGCAGGCTCTGGCGGACTACGCCGCCGTGGTGGTGGAGGCCCTGGGCGACCGCGTCACCCGCTGGCTCACGCTCAACGAGATGAACGTCCACACCCTCTACGGCCACGGACTCACCGATCACGCGCCCGCCCTCGGGTTGGGGTTGGACTGCCTGCCCGTGGCCCACAACCTGCTCCGCGCACACGGGCTGGCGGTCCGGGCGATCCGCGCCGCCGGCCCCCATCACGAGGTGGGGGTGGTGCAACAGCACTTTCCCGTCACGGCCGCCACCGACGCCCCCGAGGACGTGGAGGCCGCCGACCTCTTCCGCATCCTGACCAACTGGCTGTTCTCCGATCCCGTCCTCCGCGGCGCCTATCCGCAGGACTGGGTGGCCGAGCTCGTCATGAACTCCGCGGGCCTGACCCCCGCGCAGCTCGAGCAGGACCTCGTCGTCATCGCGAGCCCCCTCGACCACTACGGCGTGAACTACTACGAACCCACGGTGATCGAATCCCCCCGACCGGACACGGACTATTCCGGGGTGCTCGAGGTGGACTTCCCGGAGGACATGCCGTTCCGCCCGGTGCGTACCGAGGGCGTCGAGCGGACCGACTTCGACTGGCCCGTCGTGCCGTCGGGACTCACCGACATCCTCGTGGCGCTCCACGAGCGCTACCCGGGGCTGCCGCCGGTGACGGTCACCGAGAACGGGTGCTCGTACCACGACAGCCCCGGTGCGGACGGCGCGGTCCACGACGAACGTCGGATCGACTACCTGCGCGCGCACCTGGCCGCCGTCGCGGACGCCGTCGACGCCGGCGTGGACGTGCGCGGGTACTACGTGTGGTCGGCGATGGACAACTTCGAATGGGCCGCCGGGTACGCCGAGCGCTTCGGCCTGGTCCACGTAGACCACACCACCCAGACGCGGACCCGCAAGGACTCCTGGTACTGGTACCGCGACCTCATCGCCAGGCATCGGAACCGGGGCGCCGGGTTTGGTCCGACACGGGCCTCCGGGGCGCATCCGGCGGACTAAGCTGGGCGGATGACCACCGATTCGACCCCCGGGCGCCGTCGAACTCTGGGCATCCTCAGCGTGTGCGCGTCCGTCGCGCTCCTCGGTTCGGCGTGCGGGACGCCGGTGGCCACGCCCGGGCCCGACGAGAGCCCGGCCGCCTACTCGGGGCTCGAGGTCAACGAGGACCGGATCGACTACGCGGTCGGGAAGGTCACCGACATCGTCGAGCAGGAACTGGAGGCCTCCGGCATCCCGGGCGCGGCCGTGGCCGTGGTGCACGGCGGCGAGGTGGTCCTCGCGGAGGGTTTCGGCGTCCGCGACACCGCGACCGGCGCGGCGGTGGACGAGCGCACCGTCTTCCCGCTGGCCTCGATCTCCAAGTCGGTCAGCGCCACGGTGGTGGCGGCGGAGAGCGCGAACGGCGAGGTCGACTGGTCCACGCCCGTCACCGAGTACCTGCCGTGGTTCGAGCTCTCCGATCCCCGGTTGTCGCCCTTCGTGACCGTCGGCGACGTCTTCTCGCACCGCTCCGGGTTGCCCGAGCACGCCGGTGACGACCTCGAGGACCTGGGTTACGACCGGCCGGCGGTCCTGCACGGACTGCGTCATCTGCCGCTGACGCCGTTCCGCGCCTCGTACGCGTACACCAACTTCGGGTTGACCGCCGGCGCCGAGGCGGTGGCGGTCGCGGCGGGGACGCCGTGGGACGAGCTCGGCCGCGAGCGGATATTCGACCCGCTCGGCATGGACGACACCTCCTTCTCCCACGCCGAGCTGCTCGAGCGGGACAACCGGGCGGTCGGCCACGTCCACGCCGACGCCGATCAGGGCGATCCGAACGGGGACTGGGTGCCGGCCGACCCGCAGCGCGACCCCGACCCCCAGGCCCCGGCGGGTGGCCTGAGTTCGTCGGTGACCGACATGGCCGGGTGGATGGCGATGGTGCTGGACGACGGCAAGGGGCCCGACGGCTCGCAGATCGTCCCCGTCGAGGCGCTGCGCGAGGCCCTCACCCCGCAGATCGTCTCCTCGCCGCCGCAGGCCGCGGTGGACCGCCCCGGCTCATACGGCTACGGGTTCAACATCGGCACCAGTTCCTCGGGGCGGGTCCAGTGGAGCCATTCGGGGGCCTTCGCGCTGGGCGCGGGCACGGCGATGCTCATGATGCCCTCGCTCGACGTCGGGATCATCACGCTCACCAACGCCTCGCCGAGCGGGGTGGCGGAGACGATCAACGCCCGCTTCGCCGACTACGCCCAGTACGGGGACCCCACGCTGGACTGGCGGGAGCTGTTCGGCGGGGCGTTCGCACCACTACTCGATCCCGTCGGCGACCTGGTGGACGCGCGGCAGCCCGCCGATCCGGCTCCGCCGCGGGACCCGGCCGAGCTCATCGGGACCTACCGCAACGACTACTTCGGGACCATCGAGGTGCGCGGTTCAGGGGACTCGCTGGAACTGTCTGTGGGCCGCGGCGCCGCCCCCTGGCCGCTCGAGCACTGGGATGGCGACACGTTCGCCGTCGAACCGGTCAGCGAGAACTGGCCGCCGGGCTCTCGGGGTTCCGTGACGTTCGACGACGACGAGGTCACCGTCGAACTCCTGGACGGCAACGGTCTCGGGACCTTCACCCGCGCGCCCGCCGACGACGAACCCGGTGCCACCGCGGACACCGACGAACCCGGCCCGACCGGCGCCTGACCTCCCCCGCCCCTGCATTCGGACCGCGGGGCGTTCAGGCCGCCCTGCGTCCGGACCGCGGGGCGTTCGGGCCGCCCTGTGTTCGGGCCGCCCTGCGTTCGGACCGCGCTGCGTTCGGACCGCGCGGTGCGTCAGTCCGGCGCCGGCAGCTTGCCGGCGCGCCGCCGGTCGCGCTTGGTGTCGGCGTCGGGGGTGGTCAAGAAGGTCGAGAACCACCGCATCCGCGGGTCGGCGTCCACCAGGAAGGCCTTGACGGCGAGCGTCAGCGGCACCGCCAGGATCGCGCCCAGCGCGCCCGCCACCGAGGCCCAGAACACCAACGACAGGAACGTGACGGTAGGGGTGAGCCCCACGGCATCGCCGGTGAACTTGGGCTGGATGAAGCTCTGGATGACCAGGTTGACCACGCTGTAGATCACCACCACCCAGATGGCGTCGACCGGTCCCCCGGTCAGCAACGCGAAGAGCACCGGCGGTACGAGGCCCAGGACGAAGCCGATGTTGGGGATGTAGTTGGTGACAAAGGCGAGGACGCCCCACACCAGCGCCAGCGGCACCCCGATGATCAGCAGCGCCACCACGTCGATGACCGCCACGATGAGACCGAAGATCGTCGAGACGATCCAGTACGACTTCACGCCATGGGTGAACGAGCTGAGGGCGTCCGCCAGGCGGGGCCGCTGGCGGGCGATCACGGCCCGACGACGGGCGATGCCGGGGATATCGAACACCAGGAAGGTCAGCGCGATCACCAGGACGGTGAGCTGGCCGCCCGCCGAGGACAGTTGCCCCGCCACGTTCTGGACGGTGCCGATGATCGTGCCGGGGTCCACTCCGGCCAGGCTCGAGGAGACCTGGTCCTCATTCACCCCGAACCGGCCGAGGAACTCGATGGTCTGGTTGTACAGCTCGACGAACCTGTCCTGGTACTGCGGGATCTCCTCGGCGGCGATCCACAACGCCCACACGAGCATGCCGACGAGC
This Dietzia psychralcaliphila DNA region includes the following protein-coding sequences:
- the pth gene encoding aminoacyl-tRNA hydrolase translates to MSTADAPGPRLVVGLANPGPDYEGTRHNIGWDVLVELASRALPMPASFQSHKRTNCEVAQTRLADQPVILARPRSYMNLSGGPVAAVAKYFSVAPTDVIVVHDEIDIDFGQVRLKRGGGEGGHNGLRSVTSALGTRDYIRVRAGVGRPPGRMAVADYVLKRFSKLEQPDVPFLIQDAADAVELLLKHGLDTAQNQVHTT
- a CDS encoding DUF1990 domain-containing protein; amino-acid sequence: MSRAGRTRRFTREAVLGSGRDLLERAGEDLMNWEMHRRAGLVVVVDGGVAVGRRVRLRPRTGPAAWLRLTAPCEVTDVVHTAQARGFTYRALPGHPERGTETFLVHRDPGTDVVRLRIDAESAPATLLATLGAPIARAEQDRITRRYLAALGGMELGGRELGGRQ
- a CDS encoding peptide chain release factor 3 yields the protein MTETAEDTGTTGRQAGPDASRHVAAEVSRRRTFAVIAHPDAGKSTLTEALALHARVITEAGAVHGKSGRRATVSDWMEMEKARGISVSSTALQFTYKPAGSPEDDDPYVINLVDTPGHADFSEDTYRVLTAVDAAVMLIDAAKGLEPQTLKLFRVCKHNGLPIITVINKWDRPGQAPLELLDEITEQIGLVPTPLFMPVGIAGDYRGLLRRGDDGAPEEYIHFTRTAGGSTIAPEEHYDPATAAEREGDVWETAVEESELLSAMGQDHDQELYLAGETSPVIFASAMLNFGVHQILDALVELAPPPHAWDTVSGVPRETSDPFSAVVFKVQAGMDAAHRDRLAFMRVVSGEFERGMVVTHAQSAKPFTTKYALTVFGRDRTTVETAYPGDVVGLVNATALAPGDTLYTGKKVQFPPIPQFAPEHFAVVRAQSLGKYKQFRKAIDQLAAEGVVQVLRNDIRGDANPVMAAVGPMQFEVVTARMKTEFNVEVVVDNLPYSIARRTDAASADELGRQRGVEVFQRTDGELLALFGDKWRLQYISKEMEHLTIEPLVADTA
- a CDS encoding bifunctional metallophosphatase/5'-nucleotidase gives rise to the protein MFSLTSRHIAATVVCTLATGALVSAPVVAAQTADGSATDKVTLLNITDYHGRISAAQPSTVAFADTIESLRAEAGADSSLLLSAGDNVGGSLFASAFRDDQPTIDVLNALGLASSAVGNHEFDRGVEDFQGRIEPAADWDYLAANVTVDGVGMKEYSLHEVSGLTVGVIGVVTEETPTLVSPSGMVGVQFSDPVDAVNRVADQLTDGDDSNGEADIIVAEYHEGAPAAGSIEVARAQSEVFDDIVTRTAGSVDAIFTGHSHQLFAWEGEKPAGERTGLVGSVDRTGLAGGSLGSLTGSLGGTETGGPTTRPVLQAGSYGGHIGRVTFDVDPETREVIGFTQENVAVPSSAAGADLSNPVVADVKQIVDATLADAEIVGSQPVGTVTGDITTAYRNGTRDDRLSESALGNLVGQFVKDAVADRGGADIGFMNSGGLRAELFNDPADQDGNITLAEANEVLPFANTLVTMSLTGEQVRNVLEQQWQPAGSSRPFLALGTSDNLTWTFDPTSPAGDRITSITIDGAPVDPAASYRVAAASFLAAGGDNFTEFAEGTDVRDTGLVDSEAWQGYLAERRVEGIDPDFARSAVAASNLPGTVQAGQEYSFTLSDLDLTSLGAPTTRTATVELGGASLGTFDAVSGIDDVTFGPAAHVTPLDGRVDITVTIPAGTPAGETALTITTDTGTVITVPVTAGATAPAPVR
- a CDS encoding GH1 family beta-glucosidase, which translates into the protein MRSRDPILPPGFRLGTATAAAQIEGGADADGRGPSIWDTFAAEPGRIRGGDTPAVACDHYHRHAEDVRDLADLGVDDYRFSISWSRILPTGRGQVNGPGLDFYSRLVDDLLAAGIRPVPTLYHWDLPQALQDEGGWLARDTSQALADYAAVVVEALGDRVTRWLTLNEMNVHTLYGHGLTDHAPALGLGLDCLPVAHNLLRAHGLAVRAIRAAGPHHEVGVVQQHFPVTAATDAPEDVEAADLFRILTNWLFSDPVLRGAYPQDWVAELVMNSAGLTPAQLEQDLVVIASPLDHYGVNYYEPTVIESPRPDTDYSGVLEVDFPEDMPFRPVRTEGVERTDFDWPVVPSGLTDILVALHERYPGLPPVTVTENGCSYHDSPGADGAVHDERRIDYLRAHLAAVADAVDAGVDVRGYYVWSAMDNFEWAAGYAERFGLVHVDHTTQTRTRKDSWYWYRDLIARHRNRGAGFGPTRASGAHPAD
- a CDS encoding serine hydrolase; this translates as MTTDSTPGRRRTLGILSVCASVALLGSACGTPVATPGPDESPAAYSGLEVNEDRIDYAVGKVTDIVEQELEASGIPGAAVAVVHGGEVVLAEGFGVRDTATGAAVDERTVFPLASISKSVSATVVAAESANGEVDWSTPVTEYLPWFELSDPRLSPFVTVGDVFSHRSGLPEHAGDDLEDLGYDRPAVLHGLRHLPLTPFRASYAYTNFGLTAGAEAVAVAAGTPWDELGRERIFDPLGMDDTSFSHAELLERDNRAVGHVHADADQGDPNGDWVPADPQRDPDPQAPAGGLSSSVTDMAGWMAMVLDDGKGPDGSQIVPVEALREALTPQIVSSPPQAAVDRPGSYGYGFNIGTSSSGRVQWSHSGAFALGAGTAMLMMPSLDVGIITLTNASPSGVAETINARFADYAQYGDPTLDWRELFGGAFAPLLDPVGDLVDARQPADPAPPRDPAELIGTYRNDYFGTIEVRGSGDSLELSVGRGAAPWPLEHWDGDTFAVEPVSENWPPGSRGSVTFDDDEVTVELLDGNGLGTFTRAPADDEPGATADTDEPGPTGA
- a CDS encoding MFS transporter, which produces MTRPADRVGPLWILALTLGVVAVFASWFGPLQILLPVQTDRIGGPGGREALLGLVVGVGAAVALVANPIWGLISDRCRARLGTRMPVVYVGTAIGVAGQVVLLTADSGPATVAGWVLVQLGFNGPFAVLAALMADRVPEQQRGVVGSLFGVGQIVGVISGVVVAESVGGSAIGYLVLAVLTPALLSAIVVAGRAAPVASPAHAVTGGGGVGDDAGAGAGTGVDGQAGTDAVARSRVALADFRPTRQYAWAWLLRFLMNLTNAILLVYLFFFLDSVVGAPDPGSSVLVVTVITLVLSAVCAAMAGSFSDRLHRRREFAAAGALITAGGLLGLAASTTMPAVLAAAAVLGVGWGLFIAVDMAIITGSLATSGTAGTLLGVANIATSLPQVVAPAIAVPLVTSAAGYPALYWAGAGIAVAAALCTLPLRGVR